One Deltaproteobacteria bacterium genomic region harbors:
- the gltB gene encoding glutamate synthase large subunit: MERRTRWLHDPRAERDACGVGFVVNVKGERSHDIIEKGLTVLRNLTHRGACGCDPLTGDGAGILVQIPDDFFRLECRGLDIALPAPGTYGVGMVFLPRETRQKNECERIVEKVIREEGQQLLGWRRVVVDENAPGPLARSVLPQIRQVFVGAGRDADDREALERKLYVIRKRVEQLVRASGMPDSERFYIPSLSSRTIVYKGLLQPEQIPAFYADLTDSLFTSALALVHQRFSTNTFPSWDRAHPYRFIAHNGEINTLRGNINWMYARQAMFASPRFEDVRKLFPIIDPATSDSGMFDNALELLQRTGRSIAHAVMMMIPEAWQNHESMSAAKRAFYEYHACLQEPWDGPASIAFTDGRVIGAVLDRNGLRPSRYVVTKDGFVVMASEVGVLDIPPANVLHKDRLQPGRMFLVDTEQGRIVGDEELKESMAARRPYRRWLDQNLKRLADLPPPSDVPPAYEPDTLLTRQQAFGYTVEDLRLLMSPMAINGQEAVGSMGTDTPLACLSDRPQLLFNYFKQLFAQVTNPPIDPIREELVMSLQTTIGPEQNLFDETPLHCRQLHLKGPTLTNEQLVQVQTLDDGHLRAITLPMLFPARSGGAGLRRALDELCRRAAEAVADGCTILVLSDRGVSEKDVPIPSLLATAAVHHHLIRGGSRMRVGIVVESGEPREVMHFCLLLGYGAGAVNPYLAYETLRDQVAAGVLKDVDADDAVAHYIKAIDKGVLKVMTKMGISTLHSYRGAQIFEAVGLNAEVVERYFTWTASRIEGVGLEVIAAEAEARHEHAYVVSPSLDGDLDLGGQYQWRRRGEHHMYNPDTVATLQHAVRAGSYKKFKAYTALVNDESRRLCTIRGLLKLKAGMAVPLAEVEPAAEIVKRFKTGAMSLGSISREAHENLAIAMNRIGGKSNTGEGGEDSVRYQREPNGDWRRSAIKQVASGRFGVTSHYLVNCDELQIKMAQGAKPGEGGQLPGHKVDQYIAKIRYSTPGVGLISPPPHHDIYSIEDLAQLIHDLKNANNQARISVKLVAEVGVGTVAAGVSKAKADVVLISGDSGGTGASPLTSIKHAGIPWELGLAETQQILVANDLRSRIRVETDGQLKTGRDVAIAALLGAEEFGFASSALVASGCIMMRVCHLNTCPVGIATQDPVLRKKFEGKPEHVVNYMMFIAEELREIMAELGFRTVDEMIGRVDMLDVRDVSHHWKAKGVDLSQILHKPDVPPTVATRCITTQDHGLQKALDNTLIDRCQPALLRREPVSLDLPITNRNRTACTMLSAEISRRHGAEGLPPETIRIKFTGSAGQSFCAWLAEGIAIELEGDANDYFGKGLSGGRIVLYPPHDATFAPEENIIVGNVSLYGATGGEVFLRGQAGERFCVRNSGVTAVVEGVGDHGCEYMTRGLVVVLGRTGRNFAAGMSGGVAYVLDDDGTFEKRCNKSMVELDPLDERDLTTVRSLIQRHYDYTHSAVAWRLLSGWKDTVTHLVRVMPVEYRSVLAKQHLDTEAARLASI, translated from the coding sequence ATGGAACGCCGGACCAGATGGCTCCACGACCCGAGGGCGGAACGGGACGCGTGCGGGGTGGGGTTCGTGGTCAACGTGAAGGGCGAACGCTCGCACGACATCATCGAGAAGGGCCTCACGGTGCTGCGCAATCTGACCCACCGCGGCGCCTGCGGGTGCGACCCGCTCACCGGTGACGGGGCCGGCATCCTCGTCCAGATCCCCGACGACTTCTTCCGCCTGGAGTGCCGCGGGCTCGACATCGCCCTCCCGGCGCCGGGGACCTACGGCGTCGGCATGGTCTTCCTGCCGCGCGAGACGCGTCAGAAGAACGAGTGCGAGCGCATCGTCGAGAAGGTGATCCGCGAGGAGGGGCAGCAGCTCCTCGGTTGGCGTCGCGTGGTCGTCGACGAGAACGCGCCCGGACCGCTCGCACGCAGCGTGCTGCCCCAGATCCGTCAGGTGTTCGTGGGGGCGGGCCGGGATGCCGACGACCGGGAAGCGCTCGAGCGAAAGCTCTACGTCATCCGCAAGCGCGTCGAGCAGCTGGTGCGCGCCTCGGGCATGCCCGACTCCGAGCGGTTCTACATCCCCAGCCTCTCGTCGCGGACCATCGTCTACAAGGGGCTCCTGCAGCCCGAGCAGATCCCCGCCTTCTACGCCGACCTGACCGACTCGCTCTTCACTTCGGCGCTGGCGCTCGTCCACCAGCGCTTCTCCACCAACACCTTCCCCTCGTGGGATCGCGCGCACCCGTACCGCTTCATCGCGCACAACGGCGAGATCAATACGCTGCGCGGCAACATCAACTGGATGTACGCGCGCCAGGCGATGTTCGCCTCGCCGCGCTTCGAGGACGTCCGCAAGCTCTTCCCGATCATCGACCCCGCGACGAGCGACTCCGGGATGTTCGACAACGCGCTCGAGCTGCTGCAGCGCACGGGCCGCTCGATCGCCCACGCCGTCATGATGATGATCCCCGAGGCGTGGCAGAACCACGAGAGCATGAGCGCGGCGAAGCGCGCCTTCTACGAGTACCACGCGTGCCTGCAGGAACCCTGGGACGGCCCGGCGTCGATCGCCTTCACCGACGGGCGCGTGATCGGCGCCGTCCTCGACCGCAACGGGCTCCGGCCCTCGCGCTACGTCGTCACCAAGGACGGCTTCGTCGTCATGGCCTCCGAGGTGGGCGTCCTCGACATCCCGCCCGCCAACGTCCTCCACAAGGACCGCCTCCAGCCGGGCCGCATGTTCCTGGTGGATACGGAGCAGGGCCGGATCGTCGGCGACGAGGAGCTGAAGGAGTCGATGGCGGCGCGCCGGCCCTACCGGCGGTGGCTCGATCAGAACCTGAAGCGGCTCGCCGACCTGCCGCCTCCGTCGGACGTGCCGCCGGCCTACGAGCCCGACACGCTCCTCACGCGGCAGCAGGCCTTCGGCTACACGGTCGAGGACCTGCGGCTCCTGATGAGCCCGATGGCGATCAACGGCCAGGAGGCCGTCGGCTCGATGGGCACGGACACGCCGCTCGCCTGCCTGTCCGACCGCCCGCAGCTCCTCTTCAACTACTTCAAGCAGCTGTTCGCGCAGGTGACCAACCCGCCGATCGACCCGATCCGCGAAGAGCTCGTCATGTCGCTCCAGACCACCATCGGGCCGGAGCAGAACCTCTTCGACGAGACGCCGCTCCATTGCCGCCAGCTCCATCTGAAGGGCCCCACGCTGACGAACGAGCAGCTCGTCCAGGTGCAGACGCTCGACGACGGTCATCTGCGTGCGATCACGCTGCCGATGCTCTTCCCGGCGCGCTCGGGCGGCGCCGGGCTCCGCCGGGCGCTCGACGAGCTCTGCCGGCGCGCCGCCGAGGCCGTGGCCGACGGCTGCACGATCCTCGTCCTCTCCGACCGCGGCGTCAGCGAAAAGGACGTGCCGATCCCGAGCCTGCTGGCGACGGCTGCCGTGCACCACCACCTGATCCGCGGAGGCTCCCGCATGCGGGTCGGCATCGTCGTCGAGTCGGGCGAGCCGCGCGAGGTGATGCACTTCTGCCTCCTCCTCGGCTACGGCGCGGGCGCCGTGAACCCGTACCTCGCCTACGAGACGCTCCGCGATCAGGTCGCTGCCGGCGTGCTGAAGGACGTCGACGCCGACGATGCGGTCGCGCACTACATCAAGGCGATCGACAAGGGCGTCCTCAAGGTCATGACCAAGATGGGGATCTCGACGCTCCACAGCTACCGGGGAGCGCAGATCTTCGAGGCGGTCGGGCTCAACGCGGAGGTCGTCGAGCGCTATTTCACGTGGACCGCGTCGCGCATCGAAGGCGTCGGCCTCGAGGTGATCGCTGCCGAGGCCGAGGCGCGTCACGAGCACGCCTACGTCGTCTCGCCGTCGCTCGACGGGGATCTCGACCTCGGCGGGCAGTACCAGTGGCGCCGGCGGGGCGAGCACCACATGTACAACCCGGACACGGTGGCAACGCTCCAGCACGCCGTGCGGGCGGGAAGCTACAAGAAGTTCAAGGCGTACACGGCGCTCGTCAACGACGAGAGCCGCCGGCTGTGCACGATCCGCGGTCTCCTCAAGTTGAAGGCGGGGATGGCCGTGCCGCTCGCGGAAGTCGAGCCGGCGGCGGAGATCGTCAAGCGCTTCAAGACCGGCGCCATGTCGCTCGGGTCGATCAGCCGCGAGGCGCACGAGAACCTCGCGATCGCCATGAACCGGATCGGCGGCAAATCGAACACCGGCGAGGGCGGCGAGGACTCGGTGCGCTACCAGCGCGAGCCGAACGGCGACTGGCGGCGGAGCGCGATCAAGCAGGTCGCCTCGGGCCGCTTCGGCGTGACGAGCCACTACCTCGTCAACTGCGACGAGCTGCAGATCAAGATGGCGCAGGGGGCCAAGCCCGGCGAGGGCGGCCAGCTCCCCGGCCACAAGGTGGACCAGTACATCGCGAAGATCCGCTACTCCACGCCGGGCGTTGGGCTCATCTCACCACCCCCGCACCACGACATCTATTCGATCGAGGACCTGGCCCAGCTGATCCACGATCTCAAGAACGCGAACAACCAGGCGCGCATCAGCGTGAAGCTCGTGGCGGAGGTCGGCGTCGGGACGGTCGCGGCCGGCGTCTCCAAGGCGAAGGCCGACGTGGTCCTCATCAGCGGCGACTCGGGCGGTACCGGAGCCTCGCCGCTCACCTCGATCAAGCACGCGGGCATCCCGTGGGAGCTCGGGCTCGCCGAGACGCAGCAGATCCTCGTCGCCAACGACCTCCGGAGCCGCATCCGCGTCGAGACCGACGGCCAGCTGAAGACCGGGCGCGACGTCGCCATCGCCGCGCTGCTCGGCGCCGAGGAGTTCGGCTTCGCGTCGTCGGCGCTGGTGGCGTCGGGCTGCATCATGATGCGGGTCTGCCACCTGAACACCTGCCCGGTCGGCATCGCCACGCAGGACCCGGTGCTGCGGAAGAAGTTCGAGGGCAAGCCGGAGCACGTCGTCAACTACATGATGTTCATCGCCGAGGAGCTGCGCGAGATCATGGCCGAGCTCGGCTTCCGGACCGTCGACGAGATGATCGGACGGGTCGACATGCTCGACGTGCGCGACGTCTCGCATCACTGGAAGGCGAAGGGCGTCGACCTCTCGCAGATCCTCCACAAGCCCGACGTGCCACCGACGGTCGCCACCCGGTGCATCACCACGCAGGATCACGGGCTCCAGAAGGCGCTCGACAACACGCTGATCGATCGCTGCCAGCCGGCGCTGCTCCGCCGGGAGCCGGTCTCGCTCGACCTGCCGATCACGAACCGTAACCGGACGGCCTGCACGATGCTGTCGGCGGAGATCTCCCGCCGCCACGGCGCCGAGGGGCTGCCGCCCGAGACGATCCGCATCAAATTCACCGGCTCCGCGGGCCAGAGCTTCTGCGCGTGGCTCGCCGAGGGCATCGCCATCGAGCTCGAGGGCGACGCGAACGACTACTTCGGCAAGGGTCTCTCGGGCGGGCGCATCGTCCTCTACCCGCCGCATGACGCGACCTTCGCGCCGGAGGAGAACATCATCGTGGGCAACGTCTCGCTCTACGGCGCGACGGGCGGCGAGGTCTTCCTCCGCGGCCAGGCCGGCGAACGGTTCTGCGTGCGCAACAGCGGCGTCACCGCGGTGGTCGAAGGCGTCGGCGACCACGGCTGCGAGTACATGACCAGGGGGCTGGTCGTGGTCCTCGGCCGCACGGGCCGCAATTTCGCCGCCGGCATGAGCGGCGGCGTCGCCTACGTGCTCGACGACGACGGCACGTTCGAGAAGCGCTGCAACAAGAGCATGGTCGAGCTCGACCCCCTCGACGAGCGGGACCTCACGACCGTCCGCTCGCTGATCCAGCGCCACTACGACTACACGCACTCGGCGGTCGCGTGGCGGCTCCTCTCGGGCTGGAAGGACACGGTCACGCATCTCGTCAGGGTCATGCCGGTCGAGTACCGCTCGGTGCTCGCCAAGCAGCACCTCGACACGGAGGCGGCGCGCCTCGCGTCGATCTGA
- a CDS encoding Lrp/AsnC family transcriptional regulator has translation MRFGTHADPELDDTDLQILGLLQDDCRTPLARIGEAVGLSAPAILERIKKLDAAGVILGYRALLDARRLGLDITAFIGVIISHPDRIADFERKVAALDDVLECHHVTGGYTLLLKAKTANTSSLERLISEIRSLPGVARTETMVVLSTHTERVQLALNPSEAEPAPAGKRPRRNGERTPNLRRA, from the coding sequence ATGAGATTCGGCACACACGCGGATCCCGAGCTGGACGACACGGACCTTCAGATCCTGGGCCTCCTCCAGGACGACTGCCGGACGCCGCTCGCGCGCATCGGGGAGGCGGTGGGGCTCTCGGCTCCCGCCATCCTCGAGCGCATCAAGAAGCTCGACGCGGCCGGCGTCATTCTCGGCTACCGCGCGCTGCTCGACGCCCGTCGCCTCGGCCTCGATATCACGGCCTTCATCGGCGTGATCATCAGCCATCCCGACCGCATCGCCGACTTCGAGCGCAAGGTGGCGGCGCTCGACGACGTGCTCGAGTGCCACCACGTGACCGGGGGGTACACGCTCCTGCTCAAGGCCAAGACCGCGAACACGTCGTCGCTCGAGCGGCTGATCAGCGAGATCCGGTCGCTGCCGGGCGTGGCCCGCACGGAGACGATGGTCGTCCTCTCGACCCACACCGAGCGCGTGCAGCTCGCGCTCAACCCGAGCGAGGCCGAGCCCGCCCCGGCCGGCAAGCGACCGCGGCGCAACGGGGAACGAACCCCCAACCTGCGGAGAGCGTGA
- the cysC gene encoding adenylyl-sulfate kinase: MTKQKATNIVWHPGAVTRADREQLNGHRGCTVWLTGLSGSGKSTIAVALEKELWARDVRAYILDGDNIRHGLNKNLGFSPTDRTENIRRIGEVAKLFTDAGMVALTAFISPYRADRDQVRAIMQPGDFIEVFVDCPVETCEARDVKGLYKKARAGEIPEFTGVSAPYEPPLAPELVIRTRDQSVEASVGQILACLEERGRIPRA, encoded by the coding sequence ATGACCAAGCAGAAAGCGACCAACATCGTGTGGCATCCCGGCGCGGTCACACGCGCCGACCGGGAGCAGCTGAACGGGCATCGGGGCTGCACCGTGTGGCTGACCGGGCTCTCGGGCTCCGGGAAGTCCACGATCGCGGTCGCCCTCGAGAAGGAGCTCTGGGCGCGCGACGTGCGGGCTTACATCCTCGACGGCGACAACATCCGCCACGGCCTCAACAAGAACCTCGGCTTCTCGCCCACCGACCGCACCGAGAACATCCGGCGCATCGGCGAGGTCGCCAAGCTCTTCACCGATGCCGGCATGGTGGCCCTCACCGCCTTCATCTCGCCCTACCGCGCCGACCGCGATCAGGTCCGGGCGATCATGCAGCCCGGCGACTTCATCGAGGTCTTCGTCGACTGCCCGGTCGAAACCTGCGAGGCGCGCGACGTGAAGGGCCTCTACAAGAAGGCGCGGGCGGGCGAGATCCCGGAGTTCACGGGGGTCTCGGCGCCGTACGAGCCGCCGCTCGCGCCGGAGCTCGTGATCCGCACGCGGGATCAGAGCGTCGAGGCGAGCGTCGGGCAGATCCTCGCCTGCCTCGAGGAGCGCGGCCGCATTCCGCGCGCCTGA
- a CDS encoding acyltransferase family protein, protein MRPVDPDDPSCRDPEFIRTYALPFFRFIGERYFRAEAEGEEHFPRTGPFIAVANHNGGPMLPDCWVMAAFWWASLGPERPAYAMVHDAALAVPGLRTFLVRVGGLRGTRANAEKVLRLGAPLLVYPGGELDCLKSFWRRHTIDFHGRTGFIELAMRTGAPILPVVNVGGHEVYLTVYSSQRLARWTGMARLTRVKTLPVNIGLPWGVWLTGFLPYLPLPAKFVYRIGEPIHLGHDVRRARDRRAVQDAYARVTGVMQDMLDDLARRRRLPVLGLAA, encoded by the coding sequence ATGCGACCCGTCGACCCCGACGATCCGTCCTGCCGGGATCCGGAGTTCATCCGGACCTACGCCCTGCCGTTCTTCCGCTTCATCGGCGAACGGTACTTCCGAGCCGAGGCCGAGGGGGAGGAGCATTTCCCGCGCACCGGGCCCTTCATCGCCGTCGCGAACCACAACGGTGGCCCGATGCTGCCCGACTGCTGGGTCATGGCGGCGTTCTGGTGGGCGTCGCTCGGCCCGGAGCGCCCGGCCTACGCCATGGTGCACGACGCGGCGCTCGCCGTACCCGGGCTGCGCACCTTCCTCGTCAGGGTGGGCGGCCTGCGCGGCACGCGGGCGAACGCGGAGAAGGTCCTCCGCCTCGGCGCCCCGCTGCTGGTCTATCCCGGGGGCGAGCTCGACTGCCTGAAGAGCTTCTGGCGCCGTCACACGATCGATTTCCACGGCCGCACGGGCTTCATCGAGCTGGCCATGAGGACGGGCGCGCCCATCCTCCCCGTGGTGAACGTCGGGGGGCACGAGGTCTACCTCACCGTCTATTCGAGCCAGCGTCTGGCGCGGTGGACGGGGATGGCGCGGCTCACGCGCGTCAAGACCCTGCCGGTGAACATCGGCCTGCCGTGGGGCGTCTGGCTGACGGGCTTCCTGCCGTACCTGCCGCTGCCCGCCAAGTTCGTCTACCGGATCGGTGAGCCGATTCATCTCGGACACGACGTCAGGCGGGCGCGCGACCGGCGCGCGGTGCAGGACGCCTACGCGCGGGTGACCGGTGTGATGCAGGACATGCTCGACGACCTGGCCCGCCGGCGCCGCCTGCCGGTGCTCGGGCTGGCCGCGTGA
- a CDS encoding nitroreductase family protein, with product MDIDLATADRLLSTTRSVRKRLDLARPVDPALLERAIEIALQAPTGSNSQGWHFVVVTDAEKRARIGALYRRAFEAYANMPNAFRDTLAPDDPRARQLPRIIDSATYLANHLHEVPVLVIACIEGRVENAGALAQASHYGSILPAVWSLMLALRARGLGSAWTTLHIMYEREVAELIGIPEHVTQAALLPVAHVKGADFKPAARLPARQFTHWNAWGARR from the coding sequence ATGGACATCGACCTCGCCACCGCCGACCGGCTGCTCTCCACCACCCGCTCGGTCCGCAAGCGCCTCGACCTCGCGCGTCCCGTCGACCCCGCGCTCCTCGAGCGCGCGATCGAGATCGCGCTCCAGGCGCCGACGGGATCGAACTCGCAGGGCTGGCACTTCGTCGTCGTGACCGACGCCGAGAAGCGCGCGCGGATCGGCGCGCTCTATCGCCGGGCCTTCGAGGCGTACGCGAACATGCCGAACGCGTTTCGCGACACGCTCGCGCCTGACGATCCGCGCGCACGGCAGCTGCCGCGGATCATCGACTCGGCGACCTACCTGGCCAACCACCTGCACGAGGTGCCCGTGCTGGTGATCGCCTGCATCGAAGGCCGTGTGGAGAACGCCGGGGCGCTCGCGCAGGCGTCGCACTACGGGTCGATCCTGCCGGCGGTGTGGTCGCTGATGCTGGCGCTCCGCGCCCGTGGCCTCGGCTCGGCCTGGACGACGCTGCACATCATGTACGAGCGCGAGGTGGCGGAGCTGATCGGCATTCCCGAGCACGTGACGCAGGCGGCCCTGCTCCCCGTCGCGCACGTCAAGGGCGCGGACTTCAAGCCCGCCGCCCGGCTTCCGGCGCGCCAGTTCACGCACTGGAACGCCTGGGGCGCGCGACGCTAG
- a CDS encoding long-chain-fatty-acid--CoA ligase: MQVNRTELTPLLFLERAARVYAGRAAVVYGRRRFTYGEFGGRARRLATALRRAGLERGDRVAFLAPNVPALLEAHFGVALAGGVLVAINTRLNADEVGYILGHSGARFFFVDAELGAGLGALATGARTITIDDPEFAPGAPPTFGGPEYEAFIDVPPDESLACGMPAEDDLYSINYTSGTTGRPKGVMYTHRGSYLNALSEIVVQRLESSSVFLWTLPLFHCNGWCFPWALTGAGSRHVLLRKVDPPLVWRLVAEEGVTHFNGAPTVLIMLINDSEAPRGRLAHPLRIATGGAPPSPTLLAQWERIGAEITHIYGLTETYGPHTHCDWHPEWHALDAETRARLRARQGVANLVACELRVVDAEMRDVPADAATMGEVVMRGNNVMAGYFHDPEATAQAFRGGWFHSGDVAVMHADGYIELRDRKKDIIISGGENISTIEVEQAIARHPDVLEVAVIAVPDEKWGEVPKAFVVPKEGRQPTADEVIAHCRGLLAHFKCPKAVAFGPLPKTSTGKVQKYVLREREWAGHDKRIH; encoded by the coding sequence GTGCAGGTGAACCGGACCGAGCTGACGCCGCTCCTCTTCCTCGAGCGCGCCGCCCGCGTGTACGCGGGGCGCGCCGCCGTCGTGTACGGCCGCCGTCGCTTCACGTACGGGGAGTTCGGCGGGCGCGCCCGCCGGCTGGCGACCGCGCTCCGGCGGGCGGGGCTCGAGCGCGGCGACCGGGTGGCCTTCCTCGCCCCGAACGTGCCCGCGCTGCTCGAGGCGCACTTCGGGGTGGCGCTCGCCGGCGGGGTCCTCGTCGCCATCAACACCCGGCTCAACGCCGACGAGGTCGGCTACATCCTCGGCCACTCCGGGGCGCGCTTCTTCTTCGTCGACGCGGAGCTCGGGGCCGGGCTCGGCGCGCTCGCGACGGGCGCGCGGACGATCACGATCGACGATCCGGAGTTCGCGCCCGGCGCACCGCCGACGTTCGGCGGCCCCGAGTACGAGGCCTTCATCGACGTGCCGCCGGACGAGTCGCTCGCCTGCGGTATGCCGGCCGAGGACGACCTCTACTCGATCAACTACACCTCGGGCACCACCGGACGCCCGAAGGGCGTCATGTACACCCACCGCGGCTCGTACCTGAACGCGCTTTCCGAGATCGTCGTCCAGCGCCTCGAGTCGTCGTCCGTCTTCCTCTGGACGCTGCCGCTCTTCCACTGCAACGGATGGTGCTTCCCGTGGGCCCTCACGGGCGCAGGCAGCCGCCACGTGCTCCTCCGCAAGGTGGACCCGCCGCTCGTCTGGCGACTCGTCGCCGAGGAGGGGGTCACGCACTTCAACGGCGCCCCGACGGTGCTGATCATGCTGATCAATGACAGTGAGGCGCCTCGAGGGCGCCTCGCCCATCCACTTCGTATCGCCACGGGTGGCGCGCCTCCCTCCCCGACGCTCCTCGCGCAGTGGGAGCGCATCGGAGCCGAGATCACCCACATCTACGGCCTCACGGAGACCTACGGGCCCCACACCCACTGCGACTGGCACCCCGAGTGGCACGCGCTCGACGCCGAGACGCGCGCGCGCCTCCGGGCGCGGCAGGGTGTGGCCAACCTGGTGGCCTGCGAGCTCCGCGTCGTCGACGCCGAGATGCGCGACGTGCCCGCCGACGCCGCCACGATGGGCGAGGTGGTGATGCGGGGCAACAACGTCATGGCGGGCTACTTCCACGACCCGGAGGCGACGGCGCAGGCGTTCCGCGGCGGCTGGTTCCATTCGGGAGACGTCGCCGTCATGCACGCCGACGGCTACATCGAGCTCCGCGACCGCAAGAAGGACATCATCATCTCGGGCGGCGAGAACATCTCCACCATCGAGGTGGAGCAGGCGATCGCCCGGCACCCCGACGTGCTCGAGGTGGCCGTCATCGCCGTCCCCGACGAGAAGTGGGGCGAGGTCCCGAAGGCGTTCGTCGTGCCCAAGGAGGGCCGCCAGCCGACGGCGGACGAGGTCATCGCGCACTGCCGGGGACTGCTCGCCCACTTCAAGTGCCCCAAGGCCGTCGCGTTCGGCCCCCTGCCCAAGACGTCGACCGGGAAGGTTCAGAAGTACGTGCTCCGCGAGCGCGAGTGGGCCGGTCACGACAAGCGCATCCACTGA
- a CDS encoding heme-dependent peroxidase, giving the protein MSGAPMTLEGWYALHDFYAVDWPRWNALAVADQEAILLEATTLLERQTHPPDGHSACWTLLTQKGDLAFLHWRRQLEALRGEETALSRARLRAYLRPTYSYLSVIELGTYELAGHAAAMLERKGIRAGSPGYDDALKAELERLARPRLFPEVPPGRYVCFYPMSKRRGEQVNWFDLPAEERAELMRGHGAIGRKYAGQVVQVISGSVGLDDWEWGVTLFTDDPLVFKKLVYEMRFDPASSRYALFGPFYVGIRFAPAALADVMRGAVAAP; this is encoded by the coding sequence ATGAGCGGCGCGCCGATGACGCTGGAGGGTTGGTACGCCCTCCACGACTTCTACGCCGTCGACTGGCCGCGGTGGAACGCGCTCGCGGTCGCGGATCAGGAGGCGATCCTCCTCGAGGCGACCACGCTGCTCGAGAGGCAGACGCATCCGCCCGACGGCCACAGCGCCTGCTGGACGCTGCTCACGCAGAAGGGCGACCTCGCCTTCCTGCACTGGCGCCGCCAGCTCGAAGCGCTGCGCGGCGAGGAAACGGCGCTCAGCCGGGCGCGGCTGCGCGCGTACCTCCGGCCGACCTACTCCTACCTGTCGGTGATCGAGCTCGGCACCTACGAGCTCGCGGGGCACGCGGCGGCGATGCTGGAGCGGAAAGGCATCCGGGCCGGCAGCCCGGGCTACGACGACGCGCTCAAGGCCGAGCTCGAGCGTCTGGCACGGCCGCGCCTCTTCCCCGAGGTCCCTCCGGGTCGTTACGTGTGCTTCTACCCGATGTCGAAGCGGCGGGGCGAGCAGGTCAACTGGTTCGACCTGCCTGCCGAGGAGCGCGCCGAGCTGATGCGCGGTCACGGGGCGATCGGCCGCAAGTACGCCGGCCAGGTGGTGCAGGTGATCTCGGGCTCGGTCGGCCTCGACGACTGGGAGTGGGGCGTGACGCTCTTCACCGACGATCCGCTCGTCTTCAAGAAGCTCGTCTACGAGATGCGCTTCGATCCCGCGAGCTCGCGCTACGCGCTCTTCGGGCCGTTCTACGTCGGCATCCGCTTCGCCCCCGCGGCGCTCGCCGACGTCATGCGCGGCGCGGTCGCGGCGCCCTGA